In Peromyscus maniculatus bairdii isolate BWxNUB_F1_BW_parent chromosome 9, HU_Pman_BW_mat_3.1, whole genome shotgun sequence, one genomic interval encodes:
- the Tasor gene encoding protein TASOR isoform X7: MSIDCLKQKIPPALLYKDTYLGPNEVLKNGMYCSLYEVVEKTRIGSNMECLLQKLEKEKLVLVKPLGDRGYLFLLSPYQMISPYEHQTVKSRILHALFLFQEPRCLIITQKGVTNPAPQEKHESISDILKITQFLQFALIQCRKEFKDINTINFHSVVEKYVSEFFKRGFGSGKREFFMFSYDSRLDDKKFLYSAPRNKSHIDDCLHTYIFQPEMYQLPIFKLKELFEENRKRQQFSPLSDYEGQEEEINGSKMKFGKRNSSRGETTEPVQQKSSHSLDYDKDRVKELINLIQCTKKNVGGDPDTEDPRSKSVLKRKLEDLPENMRKFAKTSSSSDNYHLYEESPQSIGLLGHDPNLRLQQEEACNTGDVHKLYNWLSEALANARHSDAFLTDTVNKALGLSSSGTCEELRQKCEYELNPALDKKDCEQHTCTKIENVHFKGAQSPLLEVDAASVQYPTLLSTSEDPHLINVNNFEECSLCPTVSIEHGFRTQHSKSNDEEETEIHWKLIPITGGNARSPEDQHGKHGEKQTPGMKSPGEQLVCLPPAEAFPNDPRVINRERSSDYQFPSSPFTDTVKGTTEEDLLTGQVVTVEEQCVPAAEPPTVSETTENTVLGEFHLFSRKIEEILKQKNVSYVSTISTPIFSAQEKMNRLSEFIYSKTSKAGVQEFVDGLHEKLNTIIIKASAKGGNLPPVSPSHSHTTALTPLGRHVVSISSSDFSSKDLFEPLCPEPLKDNSSNEQYSSSLQIEMNQPHHCKEFMLTSDHTVPGDTALEPVEKEITKSPSDINISAQPALSNFISQLEPEVFNSLVKIMKDVQKNTVKFYIHEEEESVLCKEIKEYLTKLGNTECHPDQFLERRSTLDKLLIIIQNEDIADFIHKVPGLVTLKKLPCVSFAGVDSLDDVKNHTYNELFVSGGFIVSDESILNPEVVTIESLKNFLTFLEELSTPEGKWQWKIHCKFQKKLKELGRLNTKALSLLSLLNVYQKKHLVEILSYHTCDSQTRNAPEMDCLIRLQAQNIQQRHIVFLTEKTIKMVSSYTDNGIVVATAEDFMQNFKSLVGYHNSVTEESLPLLGAIENLESQSALLENGEKDEEDMSLDSGDEISHIEVFSSFHSEILARETKGSSGTDQKQNIQIELQSCLDVQKSLLEDKTYQIDCEERAPIDRVCSEGENSNSAEQDSYSNGQAYQNQLKMSHQFSHFNVLTHQTFLGTPYALSSTQSQENENYFISAYKNLDIEKSPLS; this comes from the exons ATGAGTATTGATTGTTTGAAACAGAAAATTCCTCCTGCATTGCTTTATAAAGACACATACTTGGGTCCTAATGAAG TTTTAAAGAATGGGATGTATTGTAGCCTTTATGAAGTTGTCGAAAAGACAAGAATTGGAAGTAACATGGAGTGTTTACTGCAAAaactggagaaagaaaaactt GTTCTTGTAAAACCTTTAGGAGACCGAGGatacctttttcttctttctccttaccAGATGATTTCTCCATATG aacaTCAGACTGTCAAGTCTCGAATCCTAcatgctttgtttctgtttcaagaACCTAGATGCCTAATTatca cACAGAAAGGTGTAACGAATCCAGCACCACAGGAGAAACATGAGAGCATATCagatatattaaaaataactcaGTTTTTACAGTTTGCTTTAATTCAGTGTCGAAAAGAATTCAAAGATATAAACACTATAAATTTTCATTCTGTTGTTGAGAAGTACGTAAGTGAATTTTTTAAGCGAGGTTTTGGTTCAGGTAAACGGgaatttttcatgttttcataCGATTCACGATTAGATGATAAAAAATTCCTATACTCAGCACCAAGAAATAAATCTCATATTGACGACTGCTTACATACCTACATTTTTCAGCCAGAAATGTATCAGttacctatttttaaattaaaagagttATTTGAAGAAAATCGAAAACGTCAACAATTTAGTCCACTTTCAGATTATGAAGGTcaagaagaagaaattaatggttcaaaaatgaaatttggaaaaCGAAATAGCTCAAGGGGAGAAACTACTGAACCTGTACAGCAGAAGTCATCTCATTCTTTAGATTATGATAAGGATAGAGTCAAAGAATTGATTAATTTAATtcaatgtacaaaaaaaaatgtgggtgGGGACCCAGATACAGAAGATCCTAGAAGCAAAAGTGTCTTGAAGAGGAAGCTTGAGGATCTACCTGAAAATATGAGAAAGTTCGCCAAAACCAGCAGTTCATCTGATAATTATCATCTATATGAAG aGTCTCCACAATCCATTGGCTTACTTGGACATGATCCTAACTTGAGACTGCAGCAAGAAGAGGCATGTAACACTGGAGACGTCCACAAGCTTTATAATTGGTTATCAGAAGCACTAGCAAATGCACGACACTCAGATGCATTCCTGAcagatacagtcaacaaggcctTAGGATTGAGTAGCAGTGGTACCTGTGAAGAGCTAAGACAAAAGTGTGAATATGAGTTGAATCCTGCCTTAGATAAAAAAGACTGTGAGCAGCATACTTGTACAAAAATTGAAAACGTCCATTTTAAGGGTGCTCAGAGCCCACTGCTAGAAGTTGATGCAGCATCTGTACAGTACCCTACTCTTCTTTCTACCAGTGAG GATCCACATTTAATTAATGTCAATAATTTTGAAGAGTGCAGCCTCTGTCCCACTGTTTCCATTGAGCATGGATTCCGTACGCAACATTCTAAGTCAAATgatgaagaagagacagaaatacaTTGGAAATTGATTCCAATTACAG GAGGGAATGCAAGAAGCCCAGAAGACCAGCATGGGAAACATGGTGAGAAACAAACACCAG GAATGAAATCACCAGGAGAACAACTGGTGTGTCTACCACCAGCGGAAGCCTTTCCTAATGACCCTCGGGtaataaatagagaaagaagtTCCGATTACCAGTTTCCATCCTCTCCGTTTACAGACACTGTAAAGGGCACCACTGAGGAGGACCTGTTGACAGGTCAAGTGGTGACagtggaagagcagtgtgtgccaGCAGCAGAGCCTCCTACAGTGAGCGAAACCACAGAGAACACAGTGTTAGGAGAGTTCCATCTCTTTTCTAGAAAGATAGAAGAGATTCTGAAGCAAAAGAATGTTTCATATGTTAGTACAATTTCCACACCTATTTTTTCAGCACAAGAGAAGATGAATCGCCTTTCTGAGTTCATATATTCTAAGACTTCAAAAGCTGGTGTACAGGAATTTGTAGATGGTTTGCACGAAAAACTGaatactattattattaaagCATCAGCTAAGGGTGGGAATTTGCCACCAGTAAGTCCTAGTCATTCTCATACAACAGCATTGACTCCTCTGGGAAGGCATGTTGTATCCATTTCCTCAagtgacttcagcagtaaagaccTTTTTGAGCCACTGTGTCCTGAACCTTTGAAAGATAACAGTTCTAATGAGCAGTATTCCTCTTCGCTTCAAATAGAAATGAACCAGCCACACCACTGCAAGGAGTTCATGTTGACTTCTGATCACACTGTACCTGGTGATACTGCCCTGGAACcagtagaaaaagaaataacaaaatcacCCAGTGATATAAACATTTCTGCACAGCCAGCTCTTTCAAATTTTATAAGCCAGTTAGAACCTGAAGTATTTAATAGTTTGGTTAAAATAATGAAAGACGTCCAGAAAAATACTGTGAAATTTTACATTCATGAAGAAGAGGAAAGTGTGCTTTGCAAAGAAATAAAG GAGTATCTTACCAAATTAGGCAATACAGAATGTCACCCAGATCAGTTTTTGGAAAGAAGATCAACCTTAGATAAACTATTGATTATTATTCAAAATGAAGACATTGCAGATTTCATTCACAAG GTACCTGGCTTGGTGACTTTAAAGAAGCTCCCATGTGTTAGTTTTGCTGGTGTTGATAGCCTAGATGATGTTAAAAATCATACATACAATGAGTTATTTGTGTCCGGTGGCTTTATTGTGTCTGATGAATCAATTCTAAATCCAGAGGTTGTCACAATTG AGAGCCTGAAAAATTTTTTGACATTCCTTGAAGAACTTAGTACTCCAGAAGGGAAATGGCAATGGAAAATCCACTGTAAATTCCAGAAGAAACTGAAGGAATTGGGCAG ATTGAATACTAAAGCTCTGAGTCTGCTGTCTCTTCTAAATGTATATCAGAAGAAACATCTGGTTGAGATTTTGTCATATCACACTTGTGATTCACAAACTCGAAATGCTCCAGAAATGGACTGCCTTATCAGGCTTCAGGCTCAGAACATACAGCAGCGACACATAGTCTTTCTAACAG agaagACTATCAAGATGGTTTCCAGTTATACAGATAATGGAATTGTAGTTGCAACTGCTGAAGACTTTATGCAAAACTTTAAAAGTCTTGTGGGATATCATAACTCAGTCACAGAAGAAAGTCTTCCGCTGCTTGGTGCTATTGAGAATCTTGAGTCACAGTCAG ctCTTTTAGAAAACGGTGAAAAGGATGAAGAGGATATGTCTCTGGATTCAGGGGATGAAATCTCACATATAGAAGTATTCAGCAGTTTTCATTCAGAAATATTGGCGAGAGAGACCAAAGGATCAAGTGGAACAGATCAAAAACAGAATATTCAAATTGAATTGCAGTCATGTCTTGACGTGCAAAAAAGTTTATTAGAAGATAAGACTTACCAAATTGATTGTGAAGAGAGAGCTCCTATTGATAGAGTATGCTCTGAAGGAGAGAACAGCAATTCAGCCGAACAAGATTCATATAGCAACGGTCAGGCTTatcaaaatcaattaaaaatgtcCCATCAGTTTAGTCATTTTAATGTTCTCACTCATCAGACGTTTCTGGGGACACCATATGCCCTTTCATCAACTCagtctcaagaaaatgaaaattactttATATCTGCTTACAAAAACTTGGATATAGAGAAATCTCCATTAAGTTAA